The Helicobacter anatolicus genomic interval AAATATTGCAATTTCTAGAAAATAATTTTCTAAGTCCCTAGAGATTTAGGGGGCACCTTTTACAAAATGCCATTTTGATAATTTTTATAGTAGAATCTTAAAAAAATAATGAGGATTTTCTATGTTATTACAAAATGGTACAATCTCTGATTGCTCTGGTACAAAAAAGACAAATATCCGCATTCAAGATCATAAAATCACACAAATCGATTCCAACTTACAGCCCTATGAAAATGAAAAAATCATAGATTGCACAGGAAAACACATCCTTCCAGCACTCATTGATCTAGATGTTTCTCCTAAGAATAAGATCCTAAATAGCAAAACCCTAAATAGCTTAGCAAAAAAATGTTTGCAAGGGGGTGTAGGAAGTATTTTATTATCTGCACACACAAATCCAAAATCAAATAATGAAAATATTTTAGAACTTATAGATTTTATTGATACTACCTTGCCTATTACCTTATTTTCTAGTATTTATGCCTTCAATGAGGATCAAAAAATTACAAATATTGCGTCTTTAAAGAATTCTCGAACAAAAACTCTACATCTAAAAAGCCAGGATTTAGAAGGGCAAAATCTTTTAACACTTTTACATTATGCAAAAATGCTTAATCTATCTCTCATGATTACACCTTATGATGAACAACTTGCCCAAGGTGTGATAGATTCTGGACAGCTTGCCACAGAATTAGGATTACCCAGTATTCCCTATATTGCATGGAATAAAGAAATTGTAAAAATATGTGAAATTTCTAGGGAATTTCATTGTCCTGTGCTTTTAAATATCACACAAAAAGAAGGGTTTGATTATATAGATTTTTTTAATCAAAGAGGTGCAAAAATCATAACACAAACTCCATTACACCATTTAATTTTAGATGAAAATGAATACAAAAACTATAATACAAAAGCCAAAATGTTTCCACCACTAAAAAATAAAAAACACAAAGAAATACTTCTGGAAAAACTACAAAACAATCAAATCCAATGTCTTACGAGCTTGCAAAATGCGACTTATAACTCCCAAAAAGATGAAGTTTTTGAGCTTGCAAGCAATGGTGTTGATACTATCAATCAATATTTTTCCATCCTTTTTACTTATCTTGTAAAAACAAATCTTATCACTCTTGAAAAACTCCTTGAAATCACCGCAAAAAATCAAGCAGATTTTCTTGGTCTTGAAAATAAAGGAGTATTACAAAAAGATAAGGATGCGGATTTAATCATTGTGGATTTAAATCATCATTTTATTTGTGAAGATTCTTATTCTCCATACTTTCAAAAAGAACTTTATGGAAAAGTAAATTCTATAATTTTACAAGGAAAAATCTATGGAACAAATTAAACTTTTTTTACTTTCTCACCTTCCTTTGTTACAAAGTCTTGGTATTGCGATACTCAAAGCACTACTTATTGCAATTTTTGGTTGGTATTTTGCAGGTTTTTTTCGTAAAAAAACTTATACTTTTTTGAAGAAAAAAGATGAAATTCTAGCAAACTTTATTGCTCAACTTATTTTTGTGCTTTGCTTCCTTATGGTTATAATTGCTGCATTAGGAGCATTAGGAATACAAACTACTTCTATACTTACAATTTTAGGAACTGCAGGAGTTGCAATTGCTCTAGCATTAAAAGATTCTTTATCAAGTATTGCAGGAGGTATTGTATTAATTGTCTTGCGTCCTTTTAAAAAAGGTGACACAATAGAAATTAATAATCTCAATGGAAGTGTGGAATCTCTCAACCTCTTTAATACTTCTATCCGTCTTCCTGATGGCAGATTAGCAATTCTTCCCAATAAACATATTGCTAATGCAAATATTATTAATTCTACAAGCGAAAAAAGACGCATAGAATGGATTTGTGGTGTGGGCTATCAAAGCGATATAGAAATTGTTAGGCACACCATAAAAGATGTAATTGCTAGTATGGATAAGATTGATAAAACTATGGCACCATTTGTAGGAATCACAGATCTTGGACCAAATTCTTTAAATTTTACTATTAGAGTATGGGCCAAACTTGAAGATGGTATTTTTGGTGTGCGTAGCGAACTTATCGAGCGTATAAAAATTGCATTTGATCAAAACAATATTGAAATACCCTACAATAAACTTGATATTTCTATAAAAAAGGAATCAGAATGAAAATTGTTGGTGCAAGCAAAGTTTTTGTTTGTGATGAAAATTTCAAGATTCTAGAAGATAGTGGAATTGCAATCAAAGAAGAAAAAATTGTTGCGATAGATGATTATAAAAAACTAATTCAAAAATATAACAATGCGACAAAAATTTTTTATAAAGATTGTGTGCTTTTACCTAGCTTTGTCAATCCACATATCCATTTTGAATTTAGTAATAATCTTGCAAATTTTACTTATGGAAATTTTGGAAACTGGCTTGATAGTGTTATGCAAAAAAGAGATGAGGTTTTAAATGACAATACCAATGCTATTTTACAAGCCATTCACGAACAGATTCTAAGTGGCGTAGGGAGTGTGGGTGCAATTAGTAGTTATGGAGATGATATGCACTCTTTAATAAATTCTCCTTTAAAAGTTGTATTTTTTAATGAAGTGATTGGCTCAAACCCCAGTGCTATTGACTTTCTATATAGCAATTTTTTACAACGATTAAAAAATTCTATGCAACATGCATCAATAAATTTTATCCCTGCAATTGCCCTACATTCCCCTTATTCTGTTCATTTTATTTTGGCAAAAAAGGTTTTATCTCTCGCTAGAGAAAAAAACCTTTTAACTTCTGTACATTTTTTAGAATCTCAAGAAGAAAGACAATGGCTAGAATCTTCACAAGGATATTTTAAAAAATTTTATGAAAAAACACTTCAAGTCAAAAATCCAAAATCACTTTATAGCATCCAAGAATTTATTGAACTTTTTAAAAATATGGATACTTTATTTGTGCATTGTTTAGAAGCAAATATCAAAGAATTATCCCAACTCATGCAAAGTGGCCATATTATTACCTGTCCTAAATCCAATCGTCTTTTAAATAATAAACTTTTAAACCTTGATCATATAAATATGCAAAAACTCTCCATCGCCACAGATGGTAAAAGCTCAAATAATAATTTAAATTATCTTGATGAATTACGCACTATGCTTTTTAGTTATCCAAATAAAAATTGCATAGACTTTGCTAAAGAGATTTTATTAAGTGCTACTTTATATGGTGCTAAATCTTTACAACTTTCTAATGGAAGCTTACAAGAAGGATTTTTTGCAGATTTTTGTATTTTTGAGATCCCATCTCTCGCAACAAGCACACAACCCGCTTTACATTTTCTCTTACATGCCAAAGAAATTCAAGCACTTTATAGAAATGGAATCTGTATGCTAGAAACAAAATCTCAAAAAAATTCTAACTAAGATTCCAATTAAAATCTATCCCTTTTTCTTTTAGAAAAACTTCAGCTCTACTAAAAACACCACTTCCTATAAATCCCTTTGATAGGGGACTTGGATGAGGTGCAATAATAATACAATGTTTTTTTTCATCAATTAAAAATATTTTCTTTTTTGCAAAATTTCCCCATAACATAAAAACAATTCCTTCAAAATTTTGTGAAATTTTTTTTATAATTGCATCACTAAATTTTTCCCAACCAAAATGTTGGTGAGATGTAGGTTTGCCCTTTTCTACACTAAAAATTGCATTTAAAAGCAAAATACCATTTTCTGCCCATTTGCTAAGATTCCCATGATTTGGCGGAATAAAATTTAAATTTTGGGAAAGCTCCTTGTAAATATTTCTAAGACTTGGGGGAATAGAAAAACCATAAGGCACAGAAAAGCTAAGCCCCATAGCTTGAGGGATTTCTTGATTTTTTAAAAATATACTCCCATGATAAGGATCTTGACCTAAAATTACAATTTTTATTTTTTGTGGTGGAGTAAGATTTAATGCATTAAACAGCAAATTTTTAGGTGGAAAGACTTTTTTACCACTTTTTATTGAATCCTCATAATGCTTTTGAATCTCTAAAAAATAAGGCTTTTGGAATTCTTCTTTTAAAAGTTCTCTCCACTCTAAAATAATTTGTGTCTTAAAATCTATCATTCTTTAAGATTATTCACCTGTAACAATTAATTTTTGCTTAGAATAAAGTCCCAAAATTGATAAATTTTCTGTATCTACAGAATGTATTTTTGTAATCCCACCATTTTTAGCGGCTGTAGCAATAGAACAATCACCAAATGCTACAAATAAAATTGCTTGACATTCTGCTTCACCTCTTTTACTTCCTAAAGTATTACTTGTTGCTTCAATACCTGATTTTGTTAAATTTATTGGTGCAATCATTCCAGAATTTGCGACATGGCATCCTGCAAAAGCTAAAGCAATAAAAATGCTCATTAAGATTTTTAACATTTTAACTCCTTCTTAAAAAATAGCTAAAATTATAAATCAAAGATTCTTACACAAAGTTTAAATTTTTTTATTAGATTTATATATTATTTTTTTAGTTTATTATTACAATATCACCACTCTTATAATTCCAAGAAACCCTAAAATAAAATATACATTTTTATAAATAATCTAAAATTTTTTATTACTTTGATTTTAAACAATAACTCTTTAAAATCTTAAATTTAATCCTATTTTCCCCATCACTCCAAAATAGTTAATATTAAAAGAGATAATTCACCACTAAGTTGAATATTACCCAAATAGATTAATTTCACATGTATTTCTTACATATTTACAAAAAGATAGAAGTACAAAGGTTTATAATATAGCATCTCTTTATTTAATAAGATTAATATTATATTTTTCTAAAGCTTTTTATTAAATCTTATAGATACACTATAAATATCATCACTTGTGATAGTTAGGGTTGGTGTATTGATCTTCAAAGGTTTTTATTAAAACCTTTAATATAAAATATTAATTCAATTTTTAAATATTTTTATCTTTTAAGTGTATTTTTGGTGTGAAATTCTACTAAAAAGTTAAAACTGCAAAATAAAATTTCAAAAATTTTACTGAAAAATATTTAAATTTCTTATATAACAAAGTTTTAAAGATATTGAAATTGTTTTAAATGATTGCGAGAGTGATAATTCTATAAAAATTGCACAAAAAATTGCCAAACAAGATTCTTGTATTTAAATAATTTCAAATCCTAAAAATATAGAAACCTTTCATTCTCATTTTAAAAAAGGCAATATTGGTATAATTGTTTTTAATATCAATAATTTAAATAGGATTGAATTCACTCAACAAGATATTCCTAAATATACAAAAAAGCAAAAAAGGTTCTTAATAAGTTTTATAATTATAGTATTTGTGCAAAAGTTTATTCAAGATATATAATTGAACAAATCTTGCAAGCAGTAAAAATTTATTTTCCTAATACCAAATCTAATCTTCAAGAAAATACTCTACAATGCTTTATAAATTTATATTTTAGAAGTTTTTTGCTTTGCTCCAAAGTTTTATATTTTTATCATGAAAATATAAACTCTGTTTCTTGCTATCAAAGCAATAGCCTTTTTAGAATTCAATACCTTTAAAAACAAATTTATTTTTATCTCTCCAAAATATGATTAAATATCAAAAAAATAAGCAATTAAAAATTAAAGAGTTTTTAAAAAAGATTCTAAAGCCTGCAATTCTTCTTCATCTAGACCTAATTTATGTATCAATGGGCTTATTTCTAAAAATTGCTTGTTTTCATCTTTTCCAAATGCAATGTTATACATATTCAAAACGCCTCTTAAATGAGGAAAGATTCCATTATGCATATATGGTGCTGTTTTTGATATTGAAATAAGTGATGGTGTTTTGAAAGCACCTTTATCTTTTTCATCTTTTGTAATTTCATAGCGTCCGAGATCTTCTAGCTTGCGACCATAAAAACTTAAACCAATATTATGAAATTTAGAATCACTCAAAATCATTCCATAGTGACAATTCATACATTTTCCCTTTGTCCTAAAAAGATGTAATCCATAGATTTCTTGATCACTTAAAGCTTTATCATCACCATTCAAAAATCGATTAAATCTTGAATTTGTAGGTGTAAGTGAGCGTTCATAAGTCGCAATTGCTTTAAGAAGATTTGTAGTTGTCATAATCTCTTGTAAATTTTGTGATATTTTTGTATTTTTAAGTTTTTCTAAATCATCAACACTCACAAATGCTTTGCCAAGCAGAGATTTTTTTTCTAAAGTGATCGAACTTTCTCCAAATGCAAGCAAAAAAAGATTTTGATAAAAAAGGTTATCTTTGATATGTTGTAAGGCTAAAGATACATTATAAGCCATTTCAATAGGATTTTCAATCGGTCCCATTGCCTGTTCTTCTAAAGTATTTGCTCTACCATCCCAGAAAAGTTGTTTATAAAAACCACTAACATAAATACTTGGGGCATTACGATTACCTCTCTGCCTATCATGCCCAAAACTTGTTTTTAACCCATCTCCAAAACCTAATTCTTTATTATGACAACTCGAACAAGCAATTTGTGCACTTTTACTTAATAATGGCTCTTCAAACAAAAATTCTCCTAAAAGCCTTTTTTCTTGCGTAAAGGGATTATCATCTGGTATAGGTGGCAAAGAATCTAAAGGGCGCATTTCTTCATATTCTATACCCTCATCTACCAATGGTTTTGGCCAATCAGAAATATTTTTTGCATAAAGTGTACGATAATTAGTTTTTTTAGTTTGATAAAAGTATCCTCCTAAAAATCCAGTTACCAAACTCAAACACATAATACAGAATAATATAATAAATTTTTTCATCTTGTTTACTCTTTTACATTTCAATATTTATACCCTATTTCTATGTAAAAAGATCTTCCAATTTCATAAATAGGTGTTGCACTCAATCCCGCGCTACCATAGCTTAAATTTGTAATAGCAATATTTTTTGTATCCAAAAGATTGAAAATATCAAGATTTACAAATAAAGTATTTTTTCTATACATATCTACTTCAAAGCCAATCCTCATATCCCAAGTAAATGCATCTCTTACTCGATAGGTTTTAAAAGTTGGCACTTGCGTTAAAACACCATCAATTATTACACTATCTTGAAAATTATTCCCTACGCTAATCATCGTATTATAAGCACTACGATATCTAAAAAAGTTGTTGAAAAGCCATTTTGTACGCCAAAAATAAAAATGATGAGTTGTATTTAAGCGTATTGTAAAAGGACGGACAAAATTACTTGCTGGTCTATCGGCATAACGTATTATCTTGCCATTATAACTGATGTATTGATTATCAAATTCTCCTTGTGTAAGATTCTCATTATAATCTGCATAGTTTCTCTTAATATTTGTAAAATCAAATGCAAATAAAAAATAATTTTTAAACCAACTAAAGCCTATAGATTGATCATTTTGAATACTTAAAGTTACAACATCTGTATCACTCTTTCCTTCATTAGTATAAACATAATGCAAATCCTGTGTAAGTTTAGAATTTGACGCACAACTTAGTGTACTAATATTACCTTGAGAATCTTTACAAGCTCGTCTCACCTCATCACGCCCAAAACGATGAATATATTTTGCACTAATAGAAAACATTGAAATATTTTGTTGGATTCCACCCATTAATTCATCAGAATAAGGCACGCGAATCTTTTTGAAATTTGTATCATTTTTATTTTGTGTGGCAGTTGCCTCACTCCAACTTTGATTATAAGAACTCTTAATAAGTGTATATTCCAAACTTGAACGACCATCTAAAAGTGCATAGTTAAAAATATTGCGCCCATAATAACGATTTGCCCCAAAAACAAATGAAGTTTGATAATCTTTTTTCACAGGTGTAATATATTTAATACTAAAGCGTGGTGCAAAAGTAATTTTACTCATAAAAGTATCAAAATCGCTTCTTAAACCAATTTTAGATTCTATTCTACCTCCTTTTCCTAGTAAAAAACTCATATCATCTTCAATAAAAAATGCTAAAGTAAAATTATTTACCGCAATTAATCCTTGCTTATAAAGTGTGGAACGATACATATATTGCCCATTATTATTTTCCCAGATTTTTTTTAAACTTGCATTCATTAATGAAGTATCTACCACACCATTACTACAATATTCATCGCCTACTAGACAAGTCTCACCAGTTTTTAAGGGTTTGGTAAAAGCAGAACCACTAAAAATAGTATCACCTAAACGATGGTAATCTGCATAGACAAAACCACTTTCTGTACCAACACTAAATTTATTTAACCATCTTTTATATTTAATCGTATCAAATTCTTGCATAAGTTTGAGATTAAGATTGATTTGCTTACTAGAAACATTTCCATAACCACCCTCGTTATTACTACCATTGACATTCCAATTTTTATCTGTTGAATAACGCCAACCTTTCATATTTTGTGCTGAACCAGTGCGAGAGTTTTCCAAGTAACCAAAATTTAATATTGCTGTAAAATTTCCTATAGAATTATCCCAAATACTTTTTAAATTTGCCTGATGTCCACCACTTTTAAGATAAAAATCAGAATCTTTTGTATTCACAATAAAATATTCATTATATTGTGGTGCAAAAGTATAACTTGCTTCCAATACTAAATTTGATAAAATATCATAATAACCCTTGATAAAAGCATTGTAATTTAGTCTTTTTTGAGTTTTGGTAGTTTTATCTCCAATGATTTGATTAATCTGTCCTTGTGCATAAGATTTAAGTGGAATAAAACTTTGATTTGCACTAAAACTTGCAATCACTCCACTTTTTTCATTAATTTTGGATTCTAAAGAAGCACGAGTAATATATTTGATAAATTTTGGTTGAGAATTTGCGGAAGTAGAGTTTATAAAAGCATCTTGTGATTTCTCATTGATATGATATTTTGTAAGACTAAAACCATTAAAATCTCCTTGAGAAATTTGCTGACTAATCTTAGCACTAAATTTTTTTGTAGGGCGTTTAGTTTCCGCTTCTACTACACCACCACTAAAACCACCATAACTTGCAGAAATATTAGAATCTAAAACTTTAATAGACCCTAATAATGAAGTATCAATATTCATTCCTTGCGATCTTCCTGATAAAGAAGTAGGAGTTGTTGGATTTGTAGTGCCAATTGGATTTAAATCATTATTTATTCCTGCTCCATCTAATAAAAATAAATTTTGATAATATAAACCGCCACTAATACTAATATTTGCTGGATCAATTTCACCTGCAGTTTGTGAACTTAGCTGTTTATTGTCAAATTGAACATTAGGCAAGATTCTAAGTAGACTTGTAATATCTCCATTACCATTTGGATTATCTTGAATCATTTCTTGAGAAATTTTTTCTCCACTAAGATATTTTTTATCTTTTAAAGAACTAACTGAATAAATTTTATCAAGATTGTAAGCTTTTTCCTTTTGTCCTTTTTGATTTGTATCAGAAAGAATTTCTTCTTGAGCCATAAGTAATATACCTGTAAAAAAAAATATTATAATTGTTTTCATTTGATATTTCTAGTATCCCTAGTATTTAAGTTTGTATGATTATATCAAATAAAAATAGTTTTGATTATCATTATTATAAATTAAATTTTTAATGAACCAAAGAAAGAAACTTTCCGCTAAAAACTAAAATTTTAGAGTAAAATCAAATATTTTTAAAAATAAAATATATTAAAATTTATAAGAAAATGAAATTTTTGCATTTATTCCTGGTTCTGGCAATGCACGACGAACTGTATTAATCACTTCATTTGCACTTCCATCTGCTTCTACTTTAAATGGCGATGCTTGATTAATATAATATTGATTAAAAATATTTTCTATAGCAAATTGCAAACTACAATTTTTATGCTTAGGATGTATATAAGTAAGATAAAAATTATGGACATGATAACCTTTTTTATCAATATTTGAAATTTCATTATTATAAATATCATAACCAGTATAATTCAGTCTTTGCACGATTTTACTTACCCAAGAAATACTAATTCCACTTGATTTAAAATCATATCCTAATTTAATCACATAAGTATTTCCTATAGCAGCACCAAGTTCATAAGTATCAGCAATCAATTTTCCCTTCACCATAGGAAAACTTCGTGAAAATGAAAAACTTGCTAAAAAACTTTTGAAAAAATAATCAATCCCTGCTTCAAAGCCATAAATATCAATTAAAGAATCTAAATTATCTCTTAAAGTATCCTCATGGTCTTCATGTCCTGCATGAGATTCATTTTCTCCATGAGAATGTCCACTTCCATAACTATTGATAAAATCTTTAATATTTTGATAAAACACTGCTCCTCGTACAGAAAAATATTCATGATTATAATCAATATCAAATTCAATATTTTGCCCTTTTTCTGCCTTGAGATTCTTATCAACAAAATGATGTTCATTTTGTAATAATAGCGCATCTCCTGGCAGAGCACCACGCGTAACATATGAATACGAAAGTTTTAAATCTAAAGAATCTACTGGATTATAAAAAATTACAACTGATGGAGAAAAACCATAAGTATGATGATTTTGATAGTTTTTATCATAGTAAAAATAAGAATCATAGCGGCTTCCTGCACCTAGACTTAAATTTTCTAATATATAATAATTTGCTTGAATATATCCTCCAATAATATGTCCATCTTCCCTTCCTCTTTGTAAATTATCTTTTAAAGCTTTTTTATCTAATGTAGAAATATTTTGATAATTTAGCCCATACTCAAAAGTATTTTGTTTATTTTCTTTTAATGTATGTGCAACTTTTAAATCTAAACCAAAATTATTTAAAAATATATTTCTTGGAAGGCTTGCTTCTTCTTCATCCATTGCACTATTTCCTATACTATAAGGAGTGAGTTTTACATTTCTAATATTTCCATAAGCATTAAGTTTTATTTTTGGTTCATTAAAATTTTTTGTTCCTTTTTTTTCATAAGCAATAGAAAAATTTTGATTAATATTTTTATGTTTAAAAAGAATCTGAGCATAATCTACTCCCCCACTTAAATCTGGATCTACACGAGTAATATTTGCTCTAAAAGGTCTAATTGCATCATCATTTACAAGATTATAACTCAATGTAATTTTGTCTCTTGTATTAAAAAATATATTAGATTTAAGCAATAAATTATTTTGCATAGAAGGTGAACTAATAACTTTATCATCGGGTGTTGGATGAAAAAGGTTTGTGAAAATATGCTTACCATCTCTATAATAAAAAATATCTACAAAATCATAAGCAGCCAATATATCAAAATTTTTATGATCACTCCCATAGATTGCAAGATTTTCTTTTACTCCAAAATTTGAAAAAAATGAACTCCCAAAAAAAACACCAAAATTTTGATTTCTCTCTAAAAAATCTAAAGCATCTTTTGTAATAATATCTACACTCCCAGCAATTGCACCTGGTCCTGCCGAAGCATTTGCACTTCCTTTAATAATCTCAATTTTTTTTATCATAAAAGGATCAATTACTAAATTTCCTTGATGATGAAATGCATTACCATTTTGCACACTTCCATCAATTTTAACGCGAAGAAGTCTATCTTCCATTCCACGAATATAAAGTTTTTGTGCCATTTTACCCCCGCCACCAACATCAATAGAAGATTCTTTAAAAAACATTTCTTTGAGATCACTAACTTGGCGGTTTGTGAAATCTTCATTCTGTAAAATACTTTTGTTTGTAAAAGAAAAATCTTGTTCTGATTGCGTAAAAATTTCATCAAGTTCTTGTTTCATGGGATCTGCATAATTACAATTTAATATAATTGGTAAAAAAACTAGTGCTTTTTTCATTCTTATAATCCTAAAAAAATAATAATCATTATATCAAAAAAATAAGAATTAAAAAATAATTTTGGTTTTCATTCCTATAATACAATCTTTTAAAATATCAGGTTTTTTAATACTAAGCTCTATGCTTTTTAAACAAGGGAAATCTTTTTTCAATTCTTGAGGAATATTTTGCAATGCATCTTCAATTAAAAAATATTGATTTTCACAAAATAAGGAGATAATTTTATCTTTCAAAAGAACATAATCTAAAAATTCTTGATTTTCATAGGTAAAAATGCCATCAATTATCACTTTTTGTTTTTGATTACGCTCAAAATCTAAAATTCCAATAATAGTTTCAAAAGTTAATTTTTCAATAAGGATAGAAAAAGTCATAGAACTTTTTTTTCTTCTCCTTTAAATAAACGCTTAATATTTGGAATATGTGTATAGAAAATCAAAATTCCAATAATAATTACTGGGGCATGAGAATGAATTTGTGTAATGATATTTATAGAATCTGGTAAAGGAATTATATAAGGAATCAAAAAATTTAAAAAAATACCACTTAAAACCCCAAGTAATGAAGAAAGTGATGAAATTTTTAAAACCTTTCCAACAAAACCCCATACTAAAAGTCCCAAAATCCCTTCTATAGGAATCAATAAAATTATAGAACCAATTGCTGTTGCTACACCTTTTCCTCCCCTAAAATTTAAATAAGGGCTATAACAATGTCCTAAAATTGCTAAAATTGCAATCATATATTGCACAGAATATTCTAAATCAAAAATTTTTGCTAATAAAACGACAAACATTCCTTTAGTTGCATCTAAAATAATCGTAAGTAAAGAAAATTTCTTAGCATTTTTAGAATCAATATCTTTTAATGCACGATAAACATTTGTAGCACCTATACTTCCTGAACCAATTTGTGTAATATCAATTTTATAAAATATTTTTGTAAGGACATAACCAAAAGGGATTCCACCAAATAAAAAAGCAATAATATAAAAGATTGCATTAATATTTGTAATCGTATACATTAAATTATCTATCATTTTTTCCTCAATATATTATTTTTCTTGTTTATTTCCCGTATTATACACAGACCAAGCAAGTGAAATAACCCAAGCCAGTAAAGTAAATCCGAGAAAAAAATTGATCACTAAAATACTATAGC includes:
- a CDS encoding amidohydrolase family protein, which produces MLLQNGTISDCSGTKKTNIRIQDHKITQIDSNLQPYENEKIIDCTGKHILPALIDLDVSPKNKILNSKTLNSLAKKCLQGGVGSILLSAHTNPKSNNENILELIDFIDTTLPITLFSSIYAFNEDQKITNIASLKNSRTKTLHLKSQDLEGQNLLTLLHYAKMLNLSLMITPYDEQLAQGVIDSGQLATELGLPSIPYIAWNKEIVKICEISREFHCPVLLNITQKEGFDYIDFFNQRGAKIITQTPLHHLILDENEYKNYNTKAKMFPPLKNKKHKEILLEKLQNNQIQCLTSLQNATYNSQKDEVFELASNGVDTINQYFSILFTYLVKTNLITLEKLLEITAKNQADFLGLENKGVLQKDKDADLIIVDLNHHFICEDSYSPYFQKELYGKVNSIILQGKIYGTN
- the mscS gene encoding small-conductance mechanosensitive channel MscS; its protein translation is MEQIKLFLLSHLPLLQSLGIAILKALLIAIFGWYFAGFFRKKTYTFLKKKDEILANFIAQLIFVLCFLMVIIAALGALGIQTTSILTILGTAGVAIALALKDSLSSIAGGIVLIVLRPFKKGDTIEINNLNGSVESLNLFNTSIRLPDGRLAILPNKHIANANIINSTSEKRRIEWICGVGYQSDIEIVRHTIKDVIASMDKIDKTMAPFVGITDLGPNSLNFTIRVWAKLEDGIFGVRSELIERIKIAFDQNNIEIPYNKLDISIKKESE
- the mqnF gene encoding aminofutalosine deaminase family hydrolase; protein product: MKIVGASKVFVCDENFKILEDSGIAIKEEKIVAIDDYKKLIQKYNNATKIFYKDCVLLPSFVNPHIHFEFSNNLANFTYGNFGNWLDSVMQKRDEVLNDNTNAILQAIHEQILSGVGSVGAISSYGDDMHSLINSPLKVVFFNEVIGSNPSAIDFLYSNFLQRLKNSMQHASINFIPAIALHSPYSVHFILAKKVLSLAREKNLLTSVHFLESQEERQWLESSQGYFKKFYEKTLQVKNPKSLYSIQEFIELFKNMDTLFVHCLEANIKELSQLMQSGHIITCPKSNRLLNNKLLNLDHINMQKLSIATDGKSSNNNLNYLDELRTMLFSYPNKNCIDFAKEILLSATLYGAKSLQLSNGSLQEGFFADFCIFEIPSLATSTQPALHFLLHAKEIQALYRNGICMLETKSQKNSN
- the ung gene encoding uracil-DNA glycosylase; translation: MIDFKTQIILEWRELLKEEFQKPYFLEIQKHYEDSIKSGKKVFPPKNLLFNALNLTPPQKIKIVILGQDPYHGSIFLKNQEIPQAMGLSFSVPYGFSIPPSLRNIYKELSQNLNFIPPNHGNLSKWAENGILLLNAIFSVEKGKPTSHQHFGWEKFSDAIIKKISQNFEGIVFMLWGNFAKKKIFLIDEKKHCIIIAPHPSPLSKGFIGSGVFSRAEVFLKEKGIDFNWNLS
- a CDS encoding TRL-like family protein — encoded protein: MLKILMSIFIALAFAGCHVANSGMIAPINLTKSGIEATSNTLGSKRGEAECQAILFVAFGDCSIATAAKNGGITKIHSVDTENLSILGLYSKQKLIVTGE
- a CDS encoding cytochrome-c peroxidase encodes the protein MKKFIILFCIMCLSLVTGFLGGYFYQTKKTNYRTLYAKNISDWPKPLVDEGIEYEEMRPLDSLPPIPDDNPFTQEKRLLGEFLFEEPLLSKSAQIACSSCHNKELGFGDGLKTSFGHDRQRGNRNAPSIYVSGFYKQLFWDGRANTLEEQAMGPIENPIEMAYNVSLALQHIKDNLFYQNLFLLAFGESSITLEKKSLLGKAFVSVDDLEKLKNTKISQNLQEIMTTTNLLKAIATYERSLTPTNSRFNRFLNGDDKALSDQEIYGLHLFRTKGKCMNCHYGMILSDSKFHNIGLSFYGRKLEDLGRYEITKDEKDKGAFKTPSLISISKTAPYMHNGIFPHLRGVLNMYNIAFGKDENKQFLEISPLIHKLGLDEEELQALESFLKTL
- a CDS encoding TonB-dependent receptor plug domain-containing protein, with the translated sequence MKTIIIFFFTGILLMAQEEILSDTNQKGQKEKAYNLDKIYSVSSLKDKKYLSGEKISQEMIQDNPNGNGDITSLLRILPNVQFDNKQLSSQTAGEIDPANISISGGLYYQNLFLLDGAGINNDLNPIGTTNPTTPTSLSGRSQGMNIDTSLLGSIKVLDSNISASYGGFSGGVVEAETKRPTKKFSAKISQQISQGDFNGFSLTKYHINEKSQDAFINSTSANSQPKFIKYITRASLESKINEKSGVIASFSANQSFIPLKSYAQGQINQIIGDKTTKTQKRLNYNAFIKGYYDILSNLVLEASYTFAPQYNEYFIVNTKDSDFYLKSGGHQANLKSIWDNSIGNFTAILNFGYLENSRTGSAQNMKGWRYSTDKNWNVNGSNNEGGYGNVSSKQINLNLKLMQEFDTIKYKRWLNKFSVGTESGFVYADYHRLGDTIFSGSAFTKPLKTGETCLVGDEYCSNGVVDTSLMNASLKKIWENNNGQYMYRSTLYKQGLIAVNNFTLAFFIEDDMSFLLGKGGRIESKIGLRSDFDTFMSKITFAPRFSIKYITPVKKDYQTSFVFGANRYYGRNIFNYALLDGRSSLEYTLIKSSYNQSWSEATATQNKNDTNFKKIRVPYSDELMGGIQQNISMFSISAKYIHRFGRDEVRRACKDSQGNISTLSCASNSKLTQDLHYVYTNEGKSDTDVVTLSIQNDQSIGFSWFKNYFLFAFDFTNIKRNYADYNENLTQGEFDNQYISYNGKIIRYADRPASNFVRPFTIRLNTTHHFYFWRTKWLFNNFFRYRSAYNTMISVGNNFQDSVIIDGVLTQVPTFKTYRVRDAFTWDMRIGFEVDMYRKNTLFVNLDIFNLLDTKNIAITNLSYGSAGLSATPIYEIGRSFYIEIGYKY